Proteins from one Niallia circulans genomic window:
- a CDS encoding 5'-nucleotidase C-terminal domain-containing protein — protein MKGKRSFRILSILLIFTLVLPSFLGNFTPSVFAASQTADDLFISEYIEGSSNNKALEIFNGTGSEVDLANYSLVLYANGKTDPNTTLKLEGKLADGDVYVIAHSSASAAVKEKADILHGVVNFNGDDVVELKKNDTVIDVFGTVGMQEKWGDGAAENHTLIRKSSVTKGSVGTEFDPAVEWDIFDIDYFADLGKHAFGDADNGSEAPGEDGEETPSVPADVMSISDARTKTGQVVTVEGVVTADNDSIGGGKLSTYIQDESAGINLFASNAGTFPALKEGQKVKVTGKVTEYNKLLEIAPNADGIEIVSEGNDVPAPIEFSLEKLNDASLAEQKEGQLVKFKGYVQSVPATPAGGGYNVSVIDENFNGTTLRVMEGTQAISAMEAGKWYEFTGVLSQYNTYQVLPRKASDVRLLASQPEAPTSAGEYESTVSSVVDGDTIHLSTPVLGATKVRYVNIDTPETYHTPKNEADESQLEHGQAAKTYLNTLLQPGDKVIVKVGDEATDDYGRLLAQIIRKSDNLNTNLEMVKQGYATTYFIWPVGDGEEYNQYQSAVKEAIDNKKGIWNPENTLAELPFEFRAREQGKGLLRYVGNSDSKEFVEPAKFAEVPVEKRIFFASAEEAEKNGYKAKNPSNNENIKLQLLSVNDLHGKISEEYADGSNTIGRIDYLATYLREREAENPNTLLVHAGDMVGGSPPVSALLQDEPTVEIMESIGFDVGTVGNHEFDEGVDEMLRLINGGDHPNGTENYDGINFPMVAANVEYKDTGKLVLDPYTIKEVEGVKVGFIGVATTATPNMIISKGNENLSFTDETAAINKFVPELQSQGVEAIVVLAHVPGNQSGEGATGDIANIANNVNDAVDVIFAAHNHVKIDAVVDNKLIVQAGEYGKAFADVELEIDPVSGDIVKKSADIVDVVQEGVTPDAEVAAILNKYSEKVGPKLNEVIGNAATSMEGGYATKGAVGDNALGNLIADGMLTAMDSDFALMNGGGIRDDLNAGDITWNELFNIQPFGNTLVKLDISGADLREILNSQFSSYGPDVSIGGFSYTWDSKQGSFGKVVDIFLPNGDKIDPNGSYTITVNNYMYPHSSDKYLLAKLGENPVQGGEDLQATVDYVKSFNGPISYNTGRISEVNATDGPKGNIAAQLLGVNDLHGKIDVTGTVDGVNYGYASYLATYLKQHEAENENTLLVHAGDMIGGSSPVSALLQDEPTVEIMEALGFDVGTVGNHEFDEGVDEMLRMINGGEHPNGTAGYDGMNFPTVAANVEYKDTGKLVLDPYTIKDVGGVKVGFIGVANIDTPSQIIAKGNENVRFTDESEAINKYVPELQKQGIEAIVVVSHVPGNQDANSGEITGTIADIANKVDDAVDVIFAAHNHVKINGLVDNKLIVQAWEYGKAFSDIDLEIDPVSKDIVKKSAEIVDVKQEGVTPDAEVQAILDKYQDIVGPKLKEVVGVAATDILGGYASKGEVGDNALGNLIADGMVAAMDSDFALMNGGGIRDDLLQGEITWEELFNIQPFGNTLVKLELTGAELKDVLNTQFSSYGPDVSISGFKYTWDSSISEFGEVVDLMLPDGSKLDLSKTYTVVVNNYMYPHTTDKYRLNEFGENPVQGPDDLQATVDFVKSFTDPISYTAEKRISEITDEDTETPGENPETPGENPETPGGDTETPGENPETPGGDTETPGENPETPGEDTEIPGEDTETPGENPETPGEDTETPGEDTETPGEDTETPGEDTETPGEDTETPGEDIKPTPVLPNTATMDYNYLLIGCMMLVVGSIVLFVKRRKA, from the coding sequence ATGAAGGGGAAACGTAGTTTTAGAATTTTGTCAATATTGCTAATTTTCACTTTGGTTTTACCCAGCTTCTTAGGAAATTTTACCCCAAGTGTTTTTGCTGCAAGCCAAACGGCTGATGACTTATTTATTTCTGAATACATAGAAGGCAGCTCAAACAATAAAGCACTCGAAATCTTCAATGGAACAGGCAGTGAAGTAGATCTTGCCAACTACAGCCTGGTACTTTATGCAAATGGCAAGACAGACCCTAATACAACATTAAAGCTTGAAGGAAAGCTTGCAGATGGAGATGTGTATGTTATTGCACATAGCTCTGCTAGCGCAGCTGTAAAGGAAAAGGCTGATATATTGCATGGTGTTGTCAACTTTAATGGCGACGATGTAGTGGAGCTGAAGAAAAATGATACAGTCATCGACGTGTTCGGCACTGTCGGCATGCAGGAAAAATGGGGAGATGGTGCTGCTGAAAACCATACTCTGATTCGCAAAAGCTCTGTAACAAAAGGAAGCGTTGGCACTGAATTTGATCCGGCGGTAGAATGGGATATCTTTGATATTGACTATTTTGCTGACCTTGGCAAGCATGCTTTTGGAGATGCTGATAATGGAAGTGAAGCTCCAGGAGAAGACGGAGAGGAAACTCCTTCTGTGCCTGCGGATGTTATGTCCATTTCAGATGCACGCACAAAAACAGGACAAGTTGTAACTGTTGAAGGTGTTGTAACTGCTGATAATGACAGCATCGGCGGCGGCAAGCTGTCAACTTACATCCAAGACGAGTCTGCAGGCATTAACTTGTTTGCGAGCAATGCTGGCACTTTCCCTGCTTTAAAAGAGGGACAAAAAGTAAAAGTAACAGGGAAAGTTACAGAATATAATAAATTGCTAGAAATAGCACCGAATGCTGATGGCATTGAAATTGTTTCGGAAGGAAACGATGTACCAGCACCAATTGAATTCTCATTGGAAAAGTTGAATGATGCTAGCCTTGCTGAGCAAAAGGAAGGCCAATTAGTTAAATTTAAAGGATACGTTCAATCCGTTCCTGCGACTCCTGCTGGAGGTGGCTATAATGTTTCCGTTATTGATGAGAACTTTAATGGAACAACATTAAGAGTGATGGAAGGAACACAAGCTATTTCTGCTATGGAAGCAGGTAAATGGTATGAGTTTACAGGTGTATTAAGCCAGTATAATACCTATCAGGTATTGCCAAGAAAGGCATCTGATGTGCGATTGCTTGCTAGTCAGCCTGAAGCTCCAACCTCTGCAGGAGAATATGAATCTACTGTTAGCAGTGTAGTAGATGGAGATACTATTCACCTTTCAACACCAGTACTTGGTGCAACAAAAGTGCGTTACGTTAATATTGATACACCAGAAACGTACCACACTCCAAAAAATGAAGCGGATGAAAGCCAACTGGAGCATGGTCAAGCAGCGAAAACTTATTTGAATACGCTGCTGCAGCCAGGAGATAAAGTAATCGTTAAAGTCGGAGACGAGGCAACAGATGATTATGGAAGACTGCTAGCTCAAATAATCCGCAAAAGCGACAACTTAAATACAAATCTAGAAATGGTCAAACAAGGATATGCGACTACTTATTTCATTTGGCCGGTAGGTGATGGAGAGGAATATAATCAATATCAATCTGCTGTTAAAGAAGCAATTGATAATAAAAAGGGCATTTGGAATCCAGAAAATACGCTAGCAGAATTGCCTTTTGAATTTAGAGCAAGAGAGCAAGGTAAAGGATTGTTAAGATATGTCGGAAATTCTGACAGTAAGGAATTTGTAGAGCCTGCTAAATTTGCAGAAGTTCCTGTCGAAAAACGAATCTTCTTTGCAAGTGCAGAAGAAGCAGAAAAAAATGGCTATAAAGCTAAAAACCCAAGTAACAATGAAAATATTAAACTACAGCTTTTAAGTGTTAATGATCTGCACGGCAAAATCAGCGAGGAATATGCAGATGGATCAAACACAATTGGCAGAATTGATTATTTAGCCACGTATTTACGTGAGAGAGAAGCTGAAAACCCAAATACATTGCTTGTACATGCTGGTGATATGGTAGGCGGAAGTCCGCCTGTGTCTGCATTGCTGCAAGATGAGCCTACAGTTGAAATTATGGAATCAATAGGGTTTGACGTTGGGACTGTCGGTAACCATGAGTTTGACGAAGGTGTGGACGAAATGCTTCGCCTCATTAATGGTGGAGACCATCCTAATGGAACAGAAAACTATGATGGCATTAATTTCCCAATGGTAGCAGCAAATGTAGAATACAAGGATACTGGCAAGCTAGTGCTGGACCCTTATACTATTAAAGAAGTAGAAGGTGTTAAAGTCGGCTTTATCGGTGTTGCAACTACTGCTACACCAAATATGATTATCAGTAAGGGCAATGAAAATCTAAGTTTCACAGATGAAACAGCAGCAATCAACAAATTTGTACCTGAGCTGCAAAGCCAAGGTGTGGAAGCAATTGTTGTCCTTGCGCACGTACCTGGTAATCAATCAGGCGAAGGTGCAACAGGTGATATTGCTAATATCGCTAATAACGTAAACGATGCAGTCGATGTTATTTTTGCTGCCCATAATCATGTGAAAATCGATGCCGTTGTCGACAATAAGCTGATCGTTCAAGCAGGTGAGTATGGCAAAGCATTCGCAGATGTTGAACTGGAAATTGATCCAGTGTCAGGCGATATTGTGAAAAAATCTGCTGATATCGTTGATGTAGTGCAGGAGGGTGTTACACCAGATGCAGAGGTTGCAGCAATCCTGAACAAGTATTCGGAGAAAGTTGGGCCGAAGCTTAATGAAGTGATTGGTAACGCTGCAACATCAATGGAAGGCGGCTATGCAACAAAAGGAGCTGTTGGCGATAATGCGCTCGGAAACTTGATTGCAGATGGCATGCTAACAGCAATGGACAGTGACTTTGCATTGATGAATGGCGGCGGAATTCGTGATGATTTAAATGCAGGTGATATTACTTGGAACGAGCTGTTCAATATTCAACCATTTGGCAATACATTAGTTAAGCTAGATATTAGCGGTGCTGACTTAAGAGAAATTCTGAACAGTCAATTCAGCAGTTATGGCCCTGATGTCAGTATTGGCGGCTTCTCTTATACATGGGACAGCAAACAAGGCTCATTCGGTAAAGTGGTTGATATCTTCTTACCTAATGGAGATAAAATCGATCCAAATGGCAGCTACACAATTACAGTAAATAACTATATGTACCCACATAGCAGTGATAAATACTTGCTTGCAAAGCTTGGTGAAAACCCTGTTCAAGGTGGAGAAGACCTGCAAGCGACTGTTGACTATGTGAAAAGCTTCAATGGACCGATTTCCTATAATACAGGAAGAATTTCCGAAGTGAATGCTACTGATGGTCCAAAAGGCAATATTGCAGCACAGCTTTTAGGCGTAAATGATTTACACGGTAAAATAGATGTGACAGGCACAGTAGATGGTGTGAATTATGGTTATGCATCTTACTTGGCAACATATTTGAAGCAGCATGAAGCAGAAAACGAAAACACATTACTTGTACATGCAGGTGATATGATTGGTGGAAGCTCACCAGTTTCTGCACTGCTGCAAGACGAGCCGACAGTTGAGATAATGGAAGCATTAGGCTTTGATGTCGGTACTGTTGGAAACCATGAGTTTGACGAAGGTGTGGACGAGATGCTTCGCATGATTAATGGCGGCGAGCACCCGAACGGCACTGCAGGCTATGACGGCATGAACTTCCCAACAGTTGCCGCGAATGTGGAATATAAGGATACAGGCAAGCTAGTGCTTGATCCATATACAATTAAAGATGTCGGTGGCGTGAAAGTCGGCTTTATCGGTGTGGCAAATATTGATACACCAAGCCAAATTATTGCAAAAGGAAATGAAAATGTTCGTTTCACAGATGAATCAGAAGCGATCAATAAATATGTACCTGAGCTTCAAAAGCAAGGAATTGAAGCAATTGTAGTTGTTTCTCATGTTCCTGGTAACCAGGATGCAAACAGTGGAGAAATCACAGGAACTATCGCTGATATCGCGAACAAAGTGGATGATGCAGTCGATGTTATCTTTGCTGCCCATAATCATGTGAAGATAAACGGTTTAGTCGATAATAAACTGATTGTTCAAGCATGGGAATACGGCAAGGCGTTTTCTGATATTGATTTAGAAATCGATCCAGTTTCAAAGGATATCGTAAAAAAATCTGCGGAAATAGTAGATGTGAAGCAAGAAGGAGTTACACCAGACGCTGAGGTGCAAGCAATTCTTGATAAATATCAAGACATAGTTGGTCCTAAGCTGAAGGAGGTTGTTGGAGTAGCGGCAACAGATATTCTAGGTGGTTATGCTTCTAAAGGTGAAGTCGGTGACAATGCGCTTGGAAACTTAATTGCTGACGGCATGGTTGCAGCAATGGACAGTGATTTTGCATTGATGAATGGCGGCGGAATTCGCGATGACTTGCTACAAGGTGAGATCACTTGGGAGGAATTGTTTAATATCCAGCCATTCGGTAATACGCTAGTGAAATTAGAGCTGACAGGTGCTGAATTAAAGGATGTACTCAATACCCAATTCAGTTCATACGGACCAGATGTCAGTATTTCAGGCTTTAAGTACACATGGGATTCATCAATTAGTGAATTTGGAGAAGTAGTTGATTTAATGCTGCCTGACGGTTCAAAATTAGACTTGTCTAAAACTTATACAGTTGTTGTTAATAACTATATGTATCCGCACACTACGGACAAGTACCGTTTAAATGAATTCGGTGAAAATCCTGTACAAGGACCAGATGACCTGCAGGCGACTGTTGATTTTGTTAAATCATTTACAGACCCGATTTCTTATACGGCAGAAAAGCGGATTTCTGAAATAACAGATGAAGATACAGAAACACCAGGTGAAAATCCAGAAACACCAGGTGAGAACCCAGAAACGCCAGGTGGAGACACAGAAACACCAGGTGAGAACCCAGAAACGCCAGGTGGAGACACAGAAACACCAGGTGAGAACCCAGAAACACCAGGTGAAGACACAGAAATACCAGGCGAAGACACAGAAACGCCAGGTGAGAACCCAGAAACGCCAGGTGAAGACACAGAAACGCCAGGCGAAGACACAGAAACACCAGGTGAAGACACAGAAACGCCAGGCGAAGACACAGAAACGCCAGGCGAAGACACAGAAACGCCAGGTGAAGACATTAAACCAACGCCTGTGCTGCCAAATACAGCAACAATGGACTACAATTATCTTCTAATTGGGTGTATGATGCTAGTAGTAGGAAGTATTGTACTATTCGTAAAAAGAAGAAAGGCGTAA
- a CDS encoding class D sortase codes for MKKLKWFALLLIAGGAVFLGLGAWNIAETKVKTEQSLSKAEAVVKEKKDDWVDEEQDDRFVPPTGESVGILEIPKIEGTLPIVEGTDPDDLEKGVGHFKGSYYPNENGQIVLSGHRDTVFRRAGELALGDELRVVLPYGSFSYEITSTKIVEADDQTIITLDNTKEELVLTTCYPFSYVGNAPQRYIIYAKKV; via the coding sequence ATGAAAAAATTGAAATGGTTTGCCCTCCTGCTCATAGCAGGAGGAGCGGTTTTTCTTGGATTAGGAGCTTGGAATATAGCTGAAACAAAGGTGAAAACAGAGCAATCATTATCAAAGGCAGAAGCTGTGGTTAAGGAGAAAAAAGACGATTGGGTGGACGAGGAGCAGGACGATCGGTTCGTACCTCCTACAGGGGAATCTGTCGGTATTTTGGAAATACCAAAAATCGAAGGGACTTTGCCGATTGTAGAAGGAACAGATCCTGATGATCTGGAAAAAGGTGTCGGCCACTTCAAGGGCAGTTATTATCCGAACGAAAATGGCCAGATTGTCTTATCAGGACATCGTGATACGGTGTTCAGAAGGGCTGGTGAATTAGCGCTTGGTGATGAGCTGAGAGTTGTGCTTCCATATGGCAGCTTCTCCTATGAAATTACCTCCACAAAAATTGTCGAGGCAGATGATCAGACTATTATCACCTTGGATAATACGAAAGAGGAGCTCGTTTTAACCACTTGCTATCCTTTCAGTTATGTTGGCAATGCACCACAGCGCTACATTATTTATGCGAAAAAAGTGTAA
- a CDS encoding 3-ketoacyl-ACP reductase: protein MQSLKGKTALITGAGRGIGRATAIALAQEGVNLGLIGVTKENLEKVAAEVKQYGVSVSIATADVSDNQSVIAAVESISLELKQIDILINNAGIAKFGGFLDLAADEWENIIKVNLMGTYYVTRAVLPGMIERKAGDIINISSTAGQKGAPVTSAYSASKFAVLGLTESLMMEVRKHNIRVTALTPSTVATDLAIETNLTDGNPEKVMQPEDLAEYMVAQLKLNSRVFIKTSGMWSTNP from the coding sequence ATGCAATCACTTAAAGGAAAAACAGCATTAATCACAGGTGCTGGCAGAGGTATCGGCCGTGCAACAGCTATTGCACTTGCACAAGAAGGCGTTAATTTAGGATTAATCGGTGTAACGAAAGAGAATTTAGAAAAGGTTGCAGCAGAAGTAAAGCAATACGGTGTGTCTGTTTCAATCGCAACAGCTGATGTGTCTGACAACCAGTCTGTTATTGCTGCTGTTGAGAGTATCAGTCTTGAATTAAAGCAAATAGATATATTAATCAATAATGCTGGTATTGCTAAGTTTGGCGGCTTCCTTGACCTTGCTGCTGATGAATGGGAAAACATCATTAAGGTTAATCTAATGGGTACTTACTATGTGACAAGAGCAGTATTACCAGGAATGATTGAAAGAAAAGCTGGAGACATTATCAATATTTCTTCAACAGCAGGACAAAAAGGTGCACCTGTAACAAGTGCGTATAGTGCATCTAAATTCGCCGTATTAGGTTTGACTGAATCGTTAATGATGGAGGTTCGCAAACATAATATCCGTGTAACTGCATTAACACCAAGCACGGTAGCTACAGATCTTGCTATTGAAACAAATCTGACAGACGGAAATCCGGAAAAAGTAATGCAGCCGGAAGATTTAGCTGAATACATGGTGGCACAATTAAAGCTTAACTCTCGTGTATTTATTAAAACTTCTGGTATGTGGTCAACTAATCCATAA
- the hxlB gene encoding 6-phospho-3-hexuloisomerase yields MNTTEYLETVLTELKEGSFLISNEQTENLVEAILSAKKVFVAGAGRSGFMLKSFAMRMMHMGIDAYVVGETVTANFEKEDLLIIGTGSGETKGLISIAEKAKSIGGTVIAVTIFPESTIGKLADSAIKLPGSPKDKTNSDFQTIQPMGSLFEQLMLLTLDSVILKYMEVKHLDSNTMYGKHANLE; encoded by the coding sequence ATGAACACAACGGAATACTTGGAGACGGTCTTAACTGAGTTAAAGGAAGGCTCTTTCCTTATTTCAAACGAGCAGACTGAAAACCTTGTTGAAGCCATTTTGTCTGCGAAAAAAGTCTTTGTTGCAGGGGCCGGACGTTCTGGATTTATGCTAAAATCATTTGCGATGAGAATGATGCATATGGGAATTGATGCATATGTTGTCGGCGAAACGGTAACAGCCAACTTCGAAAAAGAAGACTTATTGATTATCGGCACTGGTTCTGGTGAAACTAAAGGGCTTATCTCTATTGCAGAAAAGGCTAAAAGTATTGGCGGCACAGTAATTGCTGTTACTATTTTCCCTGAATCTACAATCGGAAAGCTTGCAGATTCAGCAATCAAGCTGCCTGGATCACCTAAGGATAAAACCAACAGTGATTTCCAAACAATTCAGCCGATGGGCTCATTGTTTGAACAGCTTATGCTGCTTACACTGGATAGCGTTATCTTAAAATACATGGAAGTAAAGCATTTAGATTCCAATACAATGTATGGCAAGCATGCAAATTTGGAATAA
- the hxlA gene encoding 3-hexulose-6-phosphate synthase: MKLQLALDLVNIPQAIEVVSQVAEHVDVVEIGTPVVINEGLRAVKELKDAFPNVTVLADLKIMDAAGYEVSQAAAAGADIVTILAVAEDESIKGAVAEAKKQNKQILVDMIAVKDIKARAIELDEFGVDYICVHTGYDLQAVGKNSFEDLKAIKSVVKNAKTAVAGGIKLDTLPEVIAAQPDLVIVGGGITGQENLSETAAKFKELIVQG; this comes from the coding sequence ATGAAATTACAATTGGCATTAGATTTAGTTAATATCCCACAAGCAATTGAAGTAGTATCTCAAGTAGCAGAACATGTTGATGTGGTTGAAATTGGAACACCTGTCGTTATCAATGAGGGCCTTCGTGCTGTTAAAGAATTAAAGGACGCATTCCCGAACGTAACAGTTCTTGCTGACTTAAAAATTATGGACGCTGCTGGCTATGAAGTAAGCCAAGCTGCTGCTGCAGGCGCAGATATCGTCACTATTCTTGCTGTTGCAGAAGATGAATCTATCAAAGGTGCTGTCGCAGAAGCGAAAAAACAAAACAAACAAATCCTTGTAGATATGATTGCAGTGAAAGATATTAAAGCACGTGCAATTGAACTAGATGAGTTCGGTGTTGACTATATTTGCGTTCACACTGGCTATGATTTGCAAGCAGTCGGCAAAAACTCTTTCGAAGATTTAAAAGCAATCAAAAGCGTTGTCAAAAACGCAAAAACTGCTGTTGCAGGTGGTATCAAGTTAGATACACTTCCAGAGGTTATTGCTGCACAGCCTGATTTAGTTATTGTTGGTGGCGGAATCACTGGCCAAGAAAACTTAAGTGAAACTGCTGCTAAGTTCAAAGAATTAATCGTTCAAGGGTAA
- a CDS encoding winged helix-turn-helix transcriptional regulator, whose product MSRMEDKVFNCEKELTLGIIGGKWKMLILWHLGKEGTKRFGELKALMPGITQRMLVNQLRELEEDLIVKRVVYPVVPPKVEYSLTKEGESLMPILDSMYNWGKNYIETVLDSPPEIREINTN is encoded by the coding sequence ATGAGCCGCATGGAGGACAAAGTCTTCAATTGTGAGAAAGAGCTGACTTTAGGTATTATTGGAGGAAAATGGAAGATGTTGATTTTATGGCATCTTGGCAAAGAGGGAACGAAAAGATTTGGTGAATTAAAGGCATTAATGCCAGGAATTACCCAAAGAATGCTCGTGAACCAGCTTCGAGAGCTAGAAGAAGATCTGATAGTAAAGAGAGTCGTTTATCCAGTTGTACCCCCAAAGGTCGAGTATTCCCTTACAAAAGAAGGGGAAAGCTTAATGCCTATCCTCGACAGCATGTACAATTGGGGCAAAAATTATATCGAAACCGTTCTGGACAGTCCGCCTGAAATCAGAGAAATAAATACAAATTAA
- a CDS encoding hotdog fold thioesterase encodes MKFTNENTLMERIGIEITEVREDGTCIATMPVDERTRQPFGYLHGGASVALAETVASLGAASLVDLETHAVFGQEINANHIRSKKDGIVTAIATVIHQGKSSMVYEIKIQDEEGKLICISRCTIAVVTKRK; translated from the coding sequence ATGAAATTTACGAATGAAAACACACTTATGGAAAGAATAGGAATTGAAATAACAGAAGTAAGAGAAGACGGCACCTGTATTGCTACAATGCCTGTTGATGAAAGAACAAGACAGCCTTTTGGTTACTTGCATGGGGGCGCGTCTGTCGCATTGGCAGAAACGGTCGCAAGCTTAGGTGCAGCGAGCCTTGTCGACTTGGAAACACACGCTGTCTTCGGTCAGGAAATTAACGCAAATCATATCCGCTCAAAAAAAGACGGCATCGTAACAGCTATTGCCACTGTGATTCACCAAGGAAAAAGCAGTATGGTCTATGAAATAAAAATTCAGGATGAAGAAGGCAAACTCATTTGCATTTCCCGCTGCACGATTGCTGTCGTGACCAAGCGCAAATAA
- a CDS encoding MarR family winged helix-turn-helix transcriptional regulator gives MEIGDVLTCEQHYTMRHINQVEICTSSELAAVFGVNKSAITSIINRLFEKEWIERTRDEKDRRVIYLTLTDKGSAIFTKMEERIHRLVESLINKFDDQEITSFLATFEKLDKLIEENKETKTEVGE, from the coding sequence ATGGAAATTGGTGATGTGCTTACATGTGAACAGCATTACACAATGCGCCATATAAACCAAGTGGAAATTTGTACATCGTCTGAACTGGCAGCAGTTTTTGGTGTCAATAAAAGTGCAATCACATCTATCATCAACAGACTTTTTGAAAAAGAATGGATTGAACGCACAAGGGATGAAAAAGACCGAAGAGTTATTTATCTAACATTAACGGACAAAGGCTCTGCTATTTTTACAAAAATGGAAGAGCGGATTCATCGCTTAGTGGAAAGCCTTATTAATAAATTTGATGATCAGGAAATCACGAGCTTTTTAGCAACGTTTGAAAAGCTGGACAAATTAATAGAAGAAAATAAAGAGACGAAAACGGAGGTTGGCGAGTGA